The genome window ACCTGAACGAGGATGAACTGCGGACAACACTGAGCCAGATTGAACAGCTGCGGGTCAATCCGGCCGTGCAAATGCCGGTTATTGATGACTGTATGCACATCATCACCCGGCAGACGCCACTGGATGATCAAATTAATCAGGTTCAAAAGCAGCTGCGGGAAGCCAATACTTTGAACAATACTGAACTGGTAATGAAATTGACGGTTAAATTGGTGGATTTGTTAAAAGAACAGCAACAGTATAAAGCAGAGGAGACTAATTAATATGGCAAAGAGTAAGAAGAAAGACCTTGTTATTTCTAATAGCGAAGATTTTGACCAACAAGAATACGATACTGCTGTTGGTAAATTGATTCGCCAGTACAAAAAGCAAAAGGAAATCCAATACGATGTGCTGACGGACAAACTTGCCAAGCCGTACGAACTGAACGCGGATGGTATTGACAACCTCCTCCAAAACGTTGAAGATGCCGGGATCAGTGTGGTTGATGCCAATGGTGACCCTGATCCACGGGCATTGAAGGCAACCGAAAAACTTTCCCAAAATGCGATGGAGGATACGTCCGCACCGACCGGTGTCAAGATTAACGACCCCGTTCGGATGTACCTCAAGGAGATTGGTCGGGTCAACCTGCTGACGGCTGATGAAGAAGTTAAGCTCGCCCTCCGGATTGAACAGGGGGATGAGGTCGCTAAGCAACAGCTGGCAGAAGCAAACCTGCGGCTGGTGGTCTCCATTGCCAAGCGTTACGTCGGTCGGGGAATGCAGTTCCTAGACCTGATTCAGGAAGGGAACATGGGGCTGATGAAGGCCGTCGAGAAGTTCGACTACCGGCGGGGCTTTAAGTTTTCCACTTACGCTACCTGGTGGATCCGCCAGGCGATTACCCGGGCGATTGCCGACCAGGCGCGGACAATTCGGATTCCGGTTCACATGGTGGAAACGATTAACAAGCTAATCCGGATTCAGCGGCAGCTCCTGCAGGACCTCGGTCGGGAACCATTGCCAGAGGAAATCGGGGCAGAGATGGACATGCCAACGGAAAAGGTTCGTAACATCCTCAAGATTGCCCAGGAACCGGTTTCGCTGGAAACGCCGATTGGCGAAGAGGATGACTCCCACCTGGGCGACTTTATCGAGGACCAGGATGCGACGAGTCCAGCTGACCACGCGGCTTACGAAATGATGAAGAAGCAGTTGGAAAATGTCCTGGATACTTTAACCGACCGGGAAGAAAACGTCCTGCGGCTACGTTTTGGTCTTGACGACGGGCGGACCCGGACCTTGGAAGAAGTTGGGAAGGTCTTCGGTGTTACCCGGGAACGGATTCGGCAAATTGAAGCGAAGGCTTTGCGGAAGCTGCGTCACCCATCTCGTTCTAAGCAGCTAAAGGACTTTTTAGAGTAGTCCCTACTAAACTAAATACGGATTATTTCCCTAAGCACGTTAAATTTTTAACAATTTAGCGTGCTTTTTTACAATAATTAAAATTAAATTAACGAATTATTAAAAACTTCTTGACGAAAATTTATTCGAATAATAAAATTATTTAAGTAAAGTTGTTATTGCTTAGAGACAGAGAGGGAGTTGCAGTATGCCTGAATTATCAACGGATTTATACGGAACTATTAGCCATAAGCTGGACGCCTTACAACCATCTGGGATTCGTGCTTTCGATAAGGAAGTTTCACGGATTCCGGGAATTATTAAGCTGACCGTGGGTGAACCGGATTTTAACACACCGGAACACGTCAAGCAGGCGGCAATCAAGAGTATTCAAAATGATGATTCGCACTACGCGCCACAGGCCGGGAAGCCGGAGCTGTTAGCGGCAATTAGTGATTATATTAAGCAGACCCGTCAGGTCGAGTATGATCCCGCAAGTGAAGTAGTAGTGACGGTGGGGGCCACTGAGGCGCTCGACGCAACCCTGTTTAGCCTCTTGAACACTGGGGATAAGGTGATTGTTCCTACCCCTGCCTTCGCACTCTACTTTCCGTTAATTGCCATGACCGGGGCTACGGCGGTCCAAGTTGACACGTCCGCCGATGGCTTCGTCCTGACGCCGGAACGGCTGGAAGAGGTCTTAGAACAGGAAGGGACTGGGGTTAAAGCGGTCCTTCTCAACTATCCAAGTAACCCTACCGGGCGGGAATACCCCGCCGACGTGCTCGCCGGGTTGGCTAAGGTCATTGCCGCTCACCACCTTTATGCCATTGCGGACGAAATTTACAGTGAGTTGGTCTATGGGGTAGAGCACGCCTCAATTGCCAGCATGATTCCTGAACGGACTTTGCTGATTTCTGGGCTCTCGAAGTCGCACGCAATGACCGGTTACCGGCTGGGCTATATCGCCGGGCCAGCTAAAATCATGAAGAGCATTTTGAAGATGCACTGTTACCTGGTAACCACCGTTACTGACAGCACCCAGGCCGCGGCCACGGAAGCCTTGGTCAACGGTCTTGATGACCCGCTCGCTTTCCGCCAATCCTATGAGAAACGCCGGGACATGGTCATCGCGGGGCTTTCCAAGTTAGGCTTTGAAATGGCCACGCCTGAAGGAGCCTTTTACATCTTTGCTAAGATTCCAGCGGCCTTTGGCAAAGACGATGAACAATTTGCCCGGGATCTGGCCAGCCAGGCAAAAGTTGGGGTGACCCCGGGAAGTGCCTTTGGCGCCGGTGGCGAAGGCTACATTCGCTTATCCTACGCGTCCTCTGAAGCTGATATTCAGGAATGCTTAAAGCGGATTGCAAGTTTTGTTGAAAAAATTGCTGAATAAGAAATGATTCCAGGGAGAATGGGGAAATTCCTCAGGCTCCCTGCTTTTTTGGTATAATTATTCCTGAATAACTGATAAAGGAAGAATGATAAACGTGGATGCGCAACACCTTTCAAAACGGCTGGCGATGGTCGCTTCATTTGTTCCCCAGGGAGCGCGACTCGCAGATATTGGGTCGGATCACGCCTACTTGCCGGCAGCCCTAGCGTTGGCTGGGAAAATTGACCAAGCAGTAGCGGGTGAAGTTGTCGCGGGGCCGTACCAGAACATGGCAAATGAGATTCAGCAAAGCGGTCTCGGTGGACATGTTATCCCCCGTTTGGCAAATGGTCTCGCCGCAATTCACCCAGGCGACCACATTGATACCGTGGTAATAGCGGGGATGGGCGGGACGCTGATCGCCGATATCTTGGAACGGGGGCAAAAACAGCTGGCCGGCGTTCAGCGATTGATTCTCCAACCCAACGTTGGTGAACCACGCCTGCGCGCCTGGCTGCAAGCCCACCGCTACCAAATTATGGCAGAACGCTTAGTCAAAGAAGACGGGCATATTTATGAAATTATCGTTGCCGAGCCGTCACCAGTTCCGTTCCGGTATAGCGATTACGAGTTGCAGTTTGGCCCACTGATATTGGAGAAAAAGGGCCCCATCTTTGCGGAAAAGTGGCAGGATTATATTCAACGGCAGATAGCGGTG of Limosilactobacillus oris contains these proteins:
- the rpoD gene encoding RNA polymerase sigma factor RpoD gives rise to the protein MAKSKKKDLVISNSEDFDQQEYDTAVGKLIRQYKKQKEIQYDVLTDKLAKPYELNADGIDNLLQNVEDAGISVVDANGDPDPRALKATEKLSQNAMEDTSAPTGVKINDPVRMYLKEIGRVNLLTADEEVKLALRIEQGDEVAKQQLAEANLRLVVSIAKRYVGRGMQFLDLIQEGNMGLMKAVEKFDYRRGFKFSTYATWWIRQAITRAIADQARTIRIPVHMVETINKLIRIQRQLLQDLGREPLPEEIGAEMDMPTEKVRNILKIAQEPVSLETPIGEEDDSHLGDFIEDQDATSPADHAAYEMMKKQLENVLDTLTDREENVLRLRFGLDDGRTRTLEEVGKVFGVTRERIRQIEAKALRKLRHPSRSKQLKDFLE
- a CDS encoding aminotransferase class I/II-fold pyridoxal phosphate-dependent enzyme; its protein translation is MPELSTDLYGTISHKLDALQPSGIRAFDKEVSRIPGIIKLTVGEPDFNTPEHVKQAAIKSIQNDDSHYAPQAGKPELLAAISDYIKQTRQVEYDPASEVVVTVGATEALDATLFSLLNTGDKVIVPTPAFALYFPLIAMTGATAVQVDTSADGFVLTPERLEEVLEQEGTGVKAVLLNYPSNPTGREYPADVLAGLAKVIAAHHLYAIADEIYSELVYGVEHASIASMIPERTLLISGLSKSHAMTGYRLGYIAGPAKIMKSILKMHCYLVTTVTDSTQAAATEALVNGLDDPLAFRQSYEKRRDMVIAGLSKLGFEMATPEGAFYIFAKIPAAFGKDDEQFARDLASQAKVGVTPGSAFGAGGEGYIRLSYASSEADIQECLKRIASFVEKIAE
- a CDS encoding tRNA (adenine(22)-N(1))-methyltransferase is translated as MDAQHLSKRLAMVASFVPQGARLADIGSDHAYLPAALALAGKIDQAVAGEVVAGPYQNMANEIQQSGLGGHVIPRLANGLAAIHPGDHIDTVVIAGMGGTLIADILERGQKQLAGVQRLILQPNVGEPRLRAWLQAHRYQIMAERLVKEDGHIYEIIVAEPSPVPFRYSDYELQFGPLILEKKGPIFAEKWQDYIQRQIAVLKQIAAAKQPPVAKMEQLKAAIAIVKEALADD